From Clostridia bacterium, the proteins below share one genomic window:
- a CDS encoding response regulator transcription factor: MKNILVLEDEATIRDFIVINLKRAGYDIVEASTGEEALSIIDSKPSGFALYLLDINLPGIDGFAVCRSIRERTVDSGIIMLSARSQEIDRVSGLMLGADDYITKPFSPSELVARVDALYRRVSGKFERSERAGEDFKCGRFRLIGLTRTLVKDKERVELTQVEYLMLKLFFENPDVAISRETISDTVWGDGYHSDLKVVDVNIRRLRMKVEDDPSDPRTIIKVWGYGYKWVSKS, translated from the coding sequence ATGAAGAACATACTCGTTCTCGAAGATGAAGCCACGATACGCGACTTTATCGTCATCAACCTGAAACGCGCGGGCTACGATATCGTCGAGGCCTCGACCGGAGAAGAAGCGCTCAGCATTATTGACAGCAAGCCATCCGGCTTTGCGCTTTACCTTCTCGACATCAACCTCCCGGGTATTGACGGTTTCGCCGTATGCCGCAGCATCAGAGAGCGCACCGTGGATTCGGGCATTATCATGCTCTCCGCGCGTTCTCAGGAGATTGACCGCGTCAGCGGACTTATGCTCGGCGCGGACGATTATATAACCAAGCCATTCTCCCCATCCGAGCTCGTCGCACGCGTCGACGCGCTTTACCGCAGAGTCAGCGGCAAGTTCGAGCGCTCGGAGCGCGCCGGAGAAGACTTCAAGTGCGGGCGTTTCAGACTAATAGGACTGACCCGTACGCTCGTTAAGGATAAAGAACGCGTCGAACTGACGCAGGTCGAGTATCTGATGCTCAAGCTATTCTTCGAGAATCCCGACGTTGCGATCAGCCGAGAAACCATATCCGATACCGTTTGGGGCGACGGATATCACAGTGACCTGAAGGTCGTTGACGTAAATATACGCAGACTTCGCATGAAGGTGGAGGACGATCCCTCCGACCCGAGAACGATAATCAAAGTGTGGGGGTATGGCTACAAGTGGGTTTCAAAATCCTGA
- a CDS encoding DNA-3-methyladenine glycosylase 2 family protein — protein sequence MEFRREKDGISCDSAGINLPLTLDCGQAFRWRPCGDGFRAAVGNKLITVTEREDGLLFSADCDPEALAAAVASYFDLDRDYAEIERVISADSYVAEAMKTCSGLRILKQEPFEALISFIISQNNNVPRIKNIVETLCGCFGEPLGDGVSSFPTAERLASLAEDDLAPLRCGYRARYIIEAARKVASGEIDLDAAAAADEETCMLTLKGITGVGNKVAACVMLYGLGRLDSFPMDVWMKRVVRVLYDGAIDLRGHFGGYAGVAQQYLFVLARQEKYLDKFGK from the coding sequence ATGGAGTTCCGAAGAGAAAAAGACGGTATATCCTGCGATTCCGCGGGGATCAACCTGCCGCTGACGCTTGACTGCGGGCAGGCATTCCGATGGCGTCCATGCGGAGACGGCTTCCGTGCCGCAGTCGGCAACAAGCTTATAACCGTCACCGAACGCGAAGACGGTCTGCTTTTCTCGGCAGACTGCGATCCGGAGGCGCTTGCCGCCGCCGTCGCGTCGTATTTCGACCTTGACCGTGACTACGCGGAGATCGAGCGGGTGATATCCGCCGATTCCTACGTAGCGGAGGCGATGAAGACCTGCAGCGGACTGCGCATACTTAAGCAGGAGCCGTTCGAGGCGCTCATCTCATTTATCATTTCGCAGAACAACAACGTTCCGCGAATCAAGAATATAGTCGAAACGCTGTGCGGATGCTTCGGCGAACCTCTCGGCGACGGCGTCAGCTCGTTCCCGACTGCAGAACGACTCGCTTCGCTTGCGGAAGACGATCTCGCGCCGCTGCGCTGCGGCTACCGGGCGCGTTACATAATCGAAGCTGCGCGAAAAGTAGCTTCGGGCGAGATAGACCTCGATGCCGCTGCAGCCGCGGACGAGGAAACGTGTATGCTCACGCTGAAGGGCATCACCGGCGTCGGCAATAAGGTGGCGGCCTGTGTGATGCTTTACGGGCTCGGGCGGCTCGACTCGTTCCCGATGGACGTATGGATGAAGCGCGTCGTTCGTGTGCTTTACGACGGTGCGATTGACCTGCGCGGGCATTTCGGCGGTTACGCCGGCGTTGCTCAGCAGTACCTTTTCGTCCTGGCGAGGCAGGAGAAATACCTCGATAAGTTCGGCAAATAA
- the galE gene encoding UDP-glucose 4-epimerase GalE, translating into MKLLITGGAGYIGSHTCVELLNAGHGVVVVDNLVNSKAAALERVKEITGKDFSFYCVDLLDRDALETVFAAERPDGVIHFAGLKAVGESVAKPLEYYHNNIVGTINLLEMMRKYDAKRLVFSSSATVYGDPASVPITEGFPLSVTNPYGRTKLMIEDILRDLYRSDDSWSIVLLRYFNPVGAHESGMIGEDPAGIPNNLMPYISQVAAGKLKRLRVFGNDYPTPDGTGVRDYIHVVDLAKGHIAALKKLSEAGIYTYNLGTGRGYSVLDAVKAFEKANGLEIPYDIVERRPGDIAECYADPALAEKELGWHAEKDLVDMCRDAWNWQKNNPDGYRED; encoded by the coding sequence ATGAAGCTTCTTATCACCGGCGGCGCCGGTTATATCGGCAGCCACACCTGCGTTGAACTCCTGAACGCCGGTCACGGCGTCGTGGTAGTCGACAATCTCGTGAATTCAAAGGCCGCGGCGCTGGAACGCGTCAAAGAGATAACCGGAAAGGATTTCTCGTTTTATTGCGTCGACCTTCTCGACCGCGATGCGCTGGAAACGGTATTTGCCGCCGAGCGTCCGGACGGCGTTATCCACTTCGCGGGTCTGAAGGCGGTAGGCGAATCCGTCGCCAAGCCGCTCGAATACTATCACAACAACATAGTCGGCACGATAAATCTGCTTGAAATGATGCGCAAATACGACGCAAAACGCCTTGTCTTTTCGTCATCCGCGACCGTATACGGCGATCCGGCTTCGGTGCCGATAACCGAGGGGTTTCCGCTTTCCGTTACCAACCCCTACGGAAGAACGAAGCTGATGATAGAAGACATCCTTCGCGACCTTTACCGATCTGACGACAGCTGGAGCATAGTGCTCCTGCGCTACTTCAACCCGGTCGGCGCGCACGAAAGCGGCATGATCGGCGAAGACCCGGCCGGTATTCCGAACAACCTTATGCCGTATATCTCTCAGGTCGCGGCGGGCAAGCTGAAGCGCCTTCGTGTCTTCGGAAACGACTATCCGACCCCGGACGGCACCGGAGTGCGCGATTACATTCACGTCGTCGACCTTGCCAAAGGACACATCGCGGCGCTGAAAAAGCTTTCAGAGGCCGGCATCTATACTTATAACCTCGGCACCGGCAGGGGATACAGTGTCCTTGACGCCGTCAAGGCGTTCGAGAAGGCGAACGGCCTTGAGATACCCTACGACATAGTCGAACGCCGCCCGGGCGACATCGCGGAGTGCTACGCCGATCCCGCGCTCGCCGAAAAGGAACTCGGCTGGCACGCGGAAAAGGATCTCGTCGATATGTGCCGCGATGCATGGAATTGGCAGAAGAATAACCCCGACGGATACCGCGAAGACTGA